In one window of Brassica rapa cultivar Chiifu-401-42 chromosome A07, CAAS_Brap_v3.01, whole genome shotgun sequence DNA:
- the LOC103828845 gene encoding uncharacterized protein LOC103828845 — translation MDSNGSVVIHFEHGIDRHISTLVMKGRYEEITYSHLVDRIGKKLKIDVDATKLQLSYFPLVLNNKNSCYILDDEDVLGYLMMVDKKNRRCVLHVELTKIVLENQSNEMFSMNEENLSDARANDGMVGLGDLEIVPHIQEDEFEHEKISEEGDEMDDREELPAVTAVEPPVVNSEWDDGIDISLHQEFATREEVRDLVDKGVHSNCFEVDIQKSNPRVYILKCRGAGCRWYLRAAKLKNSDFFSIRTYRKIHTCSRGDASVMKKKKRSTPSLVASVVHSDYPGKYKTPDPKTLIDLVQNKLGVKVSYSTALRGKNKALSDLRGNPEESFARLPSYLYMLQRMNPNTITRLEVDEKNQFKYMFFALGACIEGFKAMMQVIIMDGTHLKGVYKRVLLIATAQDPDHHHYPLAFAVVYDDPQLVFCTDRNQSIIKKVHEIYPLAIHGYCNYHLSNNVSGACSNVNKKGVAKKNRSIAGIYSEVEFIKCYNDFRKMYPQAAEYLDDSVHETKWARCKFLGERYNIDTTNTVESINGVLKEPRKYVLLPMLDVIVEKITEWFNKYRLLSLRVPERQILIPHMHGILHHIYPTAKKLKVTELNTFEGHYNVLGEDGHGYLVDLSNKRCYCRCFDIDRYPCVHALAAIMARGEMAEHYCSRYY, via the exons ATGGATAGCAATGGATCTGTGGTGATACACTTTGAACATGGTATAGACCGACATATTTCTACTTTGGTGATGAAAGGAAGATATGAGGAGATTACTTATTCCCACTTGGTTGATAGAATAGGAAAAAAACTGAAGATTGATGTAGATGCCACCAAGCTTCAACTGAGTTACTTTCCGCTGGtcttgaataataaaaattcttgttatatCTTGGATGATGAAGATGTTTTAGGATATTTGATGATGGTAGATAAGAAGAACCGACGTTGTGTCTTGCATGTGGAACTTACCAAAATCGTCTTAGAAAATCAGAGCAACGAGATGTTTTCTATGAATGAGGAAAATCTGAGTGATGCCAGAGCTAATGATGGCATGGTTGGACTTGGAGATTTGGAAATTGTTCCTCATATTCAGGAGGATGAGTTTGAGCATGAGAAAATCAGTGAAGAGGGTGATGAAATGGATGATAGGGAGGAGTTGCCGGCTGTTACAGCAGTAGAACCTCCTGTTGTCAATTCAGAATGGGATGATGGCATTGATATTAGTCTTCATCAAGAATTTGCGACTAGAGAAGAAGTGAGGGATTTAGTGGACAAAGGTGTGCATTCCAATTGTTTTGAGGTTGATATACAGAAGTCGAATCCTCGGGTTTACATATTGAAATGTCGTGGGGCTGGATGCAGATGGTATTTACGAGCTGCAAAGCTGAAGAACTCTGATTTTTTCTCTATCAGAACGTATAGAAAGATTCATACGTGCTCTCGTGGAGATGCAAGTgtcatgaagaagaagaaaagaagcaCGCCAAGCTTGGTCGCATCAGTGGTGCACTCTGATTATCCCGGCAAATACAAGACTCCGGATCCAAAGACTCTCATAGATTTGGTGCAGAACAAGCTGGGTGTTAAGGTTTCATATTCTACGGCTTTGAGAGGGAAAAATAAAGCTTTGAGTGATTTGCGTGGTAACCCGGAGGAGAGTTTTGCTAGGCTGCCATCTTACTTGTACATGTTACAAAGGATGAATCCTAATACCATTACACGATTAGAAGTGGATGAGAAGAACCAGTTTAAGTATATGTTCTTTGCGCTCGGAGCTTGCATCGAAGGGTTCAAGGCGATGATGCAAGTGATAATAATGGATGGAACTCACCTGAAGGGTGTGTACAAAAGAGTGCTTCTCATTGCCACTGCTCAAGATCcagatcatcatcattatcccCTTGCTTTTGCAGTAGTATATG ATGATCCTCAGCTTGTATTTTGTACTGATAGAAACCAAAGCATCATCAAGAAAGTACACGAGATATACCCATTGGCGATCCATGGATATTGCAATTATCACTTGTCTAATAATGTCAGCGGAGCTTGCAGCAATGTTAACAAGAAAGGGGTTGccaaaaaaaatagaagtatTGCTGGTATTTACAGTGAGGTGGAGTTCATCAAATGCTACAACGATTTCAGGAAAATGTATCCTCAAGCGGCCGAGTATCTAGATGACAGTGTTCATGAGACAAAATGGGCAAGATGTAAATTTCTGGGAGAAAGGTACAACATAGACACAACCAACACTGTTGAATCTATCAATGGTGTTTTGAAGGAACCAAGGAAATATGTGTTGTTGCCAATGCTTGATGTGATCGTGGAAAAGATAACAGAATGGTTCAACAAATACCGTCTATTATCTCTACGCGTACCAGAGAGGCAGATACTAATCCCACATATGCATGGGATATTGCATCACATATATCCTACGGCTAAAAAGCTGAAGGTGACCGAGCTAAATACATTTGAAGGTCACTACAATGTGCTTGGCGAGGATGGTCATGGTTATTTGGTTGATCTGAGCAACAAAAGATGCTACTGTAGGTGTTTTGATATTGATCGGTATCCTTGTGTGCATGCACTTGCTGCCATCATGGCGCGTGGAGAAATGGCTGAACATTATTGTTCAAGGTATTACTAG